In one window of Denticeps clupeoides chromosome 2, fDenClu1.1, whole genome shotgun sequence DNA:
- the eya1 gene encoding protein phosphatase EYA1 isoform X4, with the protein MPHFWTPWPRKSMEMQDLASPHSRVSGSSESPNGPNLDNSHINNNSMTPNGTEGDNITMLTTADWLLSSSSQSAAVKTEPMSSSEIATSVADGSLDSFSGSAIGTSGFSPRQTHQFSPQIYPSNRPYPHILPTPSSQNMAAYGQTQYTTGMQQTSAYATYPQPGQPYGIPAYGIKTEGGLAQAQSPGQTGFLSYSSSFSTPQTGQAPYSYQMQGSTFTTTSGLYAGSNSLTNSTGFNSTQQDYPSYPAFGQGQYPQYYNSSPYSSPYMTSNNTSPTTPSTTATYTLQEPPSGITSQALSEQPAGEYSTIHSPSTPIKDSDSDRLRRASDGKSRGRGRRNNNPSPPPDSDLERVFIWDLDETIIVFHSLLTGSYANRYGRDPPTSVSLGLRMEEMIFNLADTHLFFNDLEECDQVHIDDVSSDDNGQDLSTYNFSTDGFHAAATSANLCLATGVRGGVDWMRKLAFRYRRVKEIYTTYKNNVGGLLGPAKREAWLQLRAEIEALTDSWLTLALKALTLIHSRSNCVNILVTTTQLIPALAKVLLYGLGIVFPIENIYSATKIGKESCFERVIQRFGRKVVYVVVGDGVEEEQSSKKHNMPFWRISSHSDLMALHHALDLEYL; encoded by the exons GTCTATGGAAATGCAGGATCTAGCCAGTCCTCACAGCCGAGTAAGTGGAAGCAGTGAATCCCCTAATGGTCCCAACCTCGACAACTCACATATCAATAACAATTCCATGACACCAAATGGCACTGAAG GTGATAACATCACTATGCTAACCACAGCTGACTGGTTGTTAAGTTCTAGTTCACAGTCTGCTGCAG TTAAAACAGAGCCAATGAGCAGCAGCGAAATCGCCACCTCTGTAGCAGACGGCTCTCTAGACAGCTTCTCAGGATCAG CTATTGGAACTAGTGGCTTCAGCCCAAGACAAACTCACCAGTTCTCTCCACAGATTTACCCTTCCAA CAGACCTTATCCACATATTCTTCCAACTCCTTCATCCCAAAATATGGCTGCATATGGGCAGACTCAGTACACCACAGGAATGCAGCAAACCTCAGCTTATGCTACCTACCCTCAGCCAGGACAGCCCTACGGAATTCCAGCCTATG GCATCAAGACAGAGGGTGGGCTTGCGCAGGCTCAGTCGCCGGGCCAGACCGGCTTCCTGAGCTACAGTTCCAGCTTCTCCACACCTCAGACGGGACAGGCGCCGTACAGCTACCAGATGCAAG GAAGCACTTTTACAACAACGTCAGGACTGTACGCTGGAAGCAATTCCCTCACAAATTCAACTGGATTCAATAGCACACAACAG GACTATCCCTCTTACCCAGCCTTTGGCCAAGGTCAGTACCCACAGTATTACAACAGCTCGCCCTACTCCTCTCCTTACATGACGAGTAACAACACCAGCCCCACCACGCcctccaccactgccacctACACGCTGCAGGAACCCCCATCCGGCATCACCAGCCAAGCCCTGTCAGAGCAGCCTGCAG GAGAGTACAGTACAATCCACAGTCCATCAACCCCCATTAAAGATTCAGATTCGGATCGATTGCGTCGGGCTTCGGATGGAAAGTCACGTGGACGGGGGAGAAGGAACAATAACCCATCTCCGCCTCCGGACTCTGACCTTGAG CGCGTTTTCATCTGGGACTTGGATGAAACAATCATCGTTTTCCATTCCTTGCTCACGGGGTCTTACGCCAACAGATATGGAAGG GATCCACCAACGTCTGTGTCATTGGGCCTACGAATGGAAGAAATGATCTTCAACTTGGCAGACACGCATTTATTCTTCAATGACCTAGAA GAGTGCGATCAGGTCCATATCGACGATGTGTCCTCAGATGACAATGGACAGGATCTCAG CACATACAACTTCAGCACTGACGGGTTTCACGCTGCTGCCACCAGTGCCAACCTGTGCCTGGCCACTGGCGTGAGGGGAGGCGTGGACTGGATGAGAAAGCTGGCCTTCCGCTACAGACGAGTAAAAGAAATTTACACCACCTACAAAAATAACGTTGGAG GTCTACTGGGCCCGGCCAAAAGGGAAGCCTGGTTGCAATTGCGAGCAGAAATTGAAGCCTTGACGGACTCCTGGTTAACACTGGCACTGAAAGCACTAACATTAATCCACTCAAG GTCAAACTGTGTGAACATCCTAGTGACCACAACGCAACTCATCCCCGCCCTCGCAAAAGTCCTGCTCTACGGCCTGGGAATAGTGTTTCCCATTGAAAATATTTATAGCGCAACGAAAATAG GGAAGGAGAGCTGCTTCGAGAGAGTAATCCAGCGGTTCGGCAGGAAAGTCGTTTACGTTGTGGTGGGAGACggagtggaggaggagcagagtTCGAAAAAG
- the eya1 gene encoding protein phosphatase EYA1 isoform X3 — protein sequence MPHFWTPWPRKSMEMQDLASPHSRVSGSSESPNGPNLDNSHINNNSMTPNGTEGDNITMLTTADWLLSSSSQSAAEPMSSSEIATSVADGSLDSFSGSAIGTSGFSPRQTHQFSPQIYPSNRPYPHILPTPSSQNMAAYGQTQYTTGMQQTSAYATYPQPGQPYGIPAYGPLWAGIKTEGGLAQAQSPGQTGFLSYSSSFSTPQTGQAPYSYQMQGSTFTTTSGLYAGSNSLTNSTGFNSTQQDYPSYPAFGQGQYPQYYNSSPYSSPYMTSNNTSPTTPSTTATYTLQEPPSGITSQALSEQPAGEYSTIHSPSTPIKDSDSDRLRRASDGKSRGRGRRNNNPSPPPDSDLERVFIWDLDETIIVFHSLLTGSYANRYGRDPPTSVSLGLRMEEMIFNLADTHLFFNDLEECDQVHIDDVSSDDNGQDLSTYNFSTDGFHAAATSANLCLATGVRGGVDWMRKLAFRYRRVKEIYTTYKNNVGGLLGPAKREAWLQLRAEIEALTDSWLTLALKALTLIHSRSNCVNILVTTTQLIPALAKVLLYGLGIVFPIENIYSATKIGKESCFERVIQRFGRKVVYVVVGDGVEEEQSSKKHNMPFWRISSHSDLMALHHALDLEYL from the exons GTCTATGGAAATGCAGGATCTAGCCAGTCCTCACAGCCGAGTAAGTGGAAGCAGTGAATCCCCTAATGGTCCCAACCTCGACAACTCACATATCAATAACAATTCCATGACACCAAATGGCACTGAAG GTGATAACATCACTATGCTAACCACAGCTGACTGGTTGTTAAGTTCTAGTTCACAGTCTGCTGCAG AGCCAATGAGCAGCAGCGAAATCGCCACCTCTGTAGCAGACGGCTCTCTAGACAGCTTCTCAGGATCAG CTATTGGAACTAGTGGCTTCAGCCCAAGACAAACTCACCAGTTCTCTCCACAGATTTACCCTTCCAA CAGACCTTATCCACATATTCTTCCAACTCCTTCATCCCAAAATATGGCTGCATATGGGCAGACTCAGTACACCACAGGAATGCAGCAAACCTCAGCTTATGCTACCTACCCTCAGCCAGGACAGCCCTACGGAATTCCAGCCTATG GTCCATTGTGGGCAGGCATCAAGACAGAGGGTGGGCTTGCGCAGGCTCAGTCGCCGGGCCAGACCGGCTTCCTGAGCTACAGTTCCAGCTTCTCCACACCTCAGACGGGACAGGCGCCGTACAGCTACCAGATGCAAG GAAGCACTTTTACAACAACGTCAGGACTGTACGCTGGAAGCAATTCCCTCACAAATTCAACTGGATTCAATAGCACACAACAG GACTATCCCTCTTACCCAGCCTTTGGCCAAGGTCAGTACCCACAGTATTACAACAGCTCGCCCTACTCCTCTCCTTACATGACGAGTAACAACACCAGCCCCACCACGCcctccaccactgccacctACACGCTGCAGGAACCCCCATCCGGCATCACCAGCCAAGCCCTGTCAGAGCAGCCTGCAG GAGAGTACAGTACAATCCACAGTCCATCAACCCCCATTAAAGATTCAGATTCGGATCGATTGCGTCGGGCTTCGGATGGAAAGTCACGTGGACGGGGGAGAAGGAACAATAACCCATCTCCGCCTCCGGACTCTGACCTTGAG CGCGTTTTCATCTGGGACTTGGATGAAACAATCATCGTTTTCCATTCCTTGCTCACGGGGTCTTACGCCAACAGATATGGAAGG GATCCACCAACGTCTGTGTCATTGGGCCTACGAATGGAAGAAATGATCTTCAACTTGGCAGACACGCATTTATTCTTCAATGACCTAGAA GAGTGCGATCAGGTCCATATCGACGATGTGTCCTCAGATGACAATGGACAGGATCTCAG CACATACAACTTCAGCACTGACGGGTTTCACGCTGCTGCCACCAGTGCCAACCTGTGCCTGGCCACTGGCGTGAGGGGAGGCGTGGACTGGATGAGAAAGCTGGCCTTCCGCTACAGACGAGTAAAAGAAATTTACACCACCTACAAAAATAACGTTGGAG GTCTACTGGGCCCGGCCAAAAGGGAAGCCTGGTTGCAATTGCGAGCAGAAATTGAAGCCTTGACGGACTCCTGGTTAACACTGGCACTGAAAGCACTAACATTAATCCACTCAAG GTCAAACTGTGTGAACATCCTAGTGACCACAACGCAACTCATCCCCGCCCTCGCAAAAGTCCTGCTCTACGGCCTGGGAATAGTGTTTCCCATTGAAAATATTTATAGCGCAACGAAAATAG GGAAGGAGAGCTGCTTCGAGAGAGTAATCCAGCGGTTCGGCAGGAAAGTCGTTTACGTTGTGGTGGGAGACggagtggaggaggagcagagtTCGAAAAAG
- the eya1 gene encoding protein phosphatase EYA1 isoform X9, translating into MPHFWTPWPRKSMEMQDLASPHSRVSGSSESPNGPNLDNSHINNNSMTPNGTEVKTEPMSSSEIATSVADGSLDSFSGSAIGTSGFSPRQTHQFSPQIYPSKPYPHILPTPSSQNMAAYGQTQYTTGMQQTSAYATYPQPGQPYGIPAYGIKTEGGLAQAQSPGQTGFLSYSSSFSTPQTGQAPYSYQMQGSTFTTTSGLYAGSNSLTNSTGFNSTQQDYPSYPAFGQGQYPQYYNSSPYSSPYMTSNNTSPTTPSTTATYTLQEPPSGITSQALSEQPAGEYSTIHSPSTPIKDSDSDRLRRASDGKSRGRGRRNNNPSPPPDSDLERVFIWDLDETIIVFHSLLTGSYANRYGRDPPTSVSLGLRMEEMIFNLADTHLFFNDLEECDQVHIDDVSSDDNGQDLSTYNFSTDGFHAAATSANLCLATGVRGGVDWMRKLAFRYRRVKEIYTTYKNNVGGLLGPAKREAWLQLRAEIEALTDSWLTLALKALTLIHSRSNCVNILVTTTQLIPALAKVLLYGLGIVFPIENIYSATKIGKESCFERVIQRFGRKVVYVVVGDGVEEEQSSKKHNMPFWRISSHSDLMALHHALDLEYL; encoded by the exons GTCTATGGAAATGCAGGATCTAGCCAGTCCTCACAGCCGAGTAAGTGGAAGCAGTGAATCCCCTAATGGTCCCAACCTCGACAACTCACATATCAATAACAATTCCATGACACCAAATGGCACTGAAG TTAAAACAGAGCCAATGAGCAGCAGCGAAATCGCCACCTCTGTAGCAGACGGCTCTCTAGACAGCTTCTCAGGATCAG CTATTGGAACTAGTGGCTTCAGCCCAAGACAAACTCACCAGTTCTCTCCACAGATTTACCCTTCCAA ACCTTATCCACATATTCTTCCAACTCCTTCATCCCAAAATATGGCTGCATATGGGCAGACTCAGTACACCACAGGAATGCAGCAAACCTCAGCTTATGCTACCTACCCTCAGCCAGGACAGCCCTACGGAATTCCAGCCTATG GCATCAAGACAGAGGGTGGGCTTGCGCAGGCTCAGTCGCCGGGCCAGACCGGCTTCCTGAGCTACAGTTCCAGCTTCTCCACACCTCAGACGGGACAGGCGCCGTACAGCTACCAGATGCAAG GAAGCACTTTTACAACAACGTCAGGACTGTACGCTGGAAGCAATTCCCTCACAAATTCAACTGGATTCAATAGCACACAACAG GACTATCCCTCTTACCCAGCCTTTGGCCAAGGTCAGTACCCACAGTATTACAACAGCTCGCCCTACTCCTCTCCTTACATGACGAGTAACAACACCAGCCCCACCACGCcctccaccactgccacctACACGCTGCAGGAACCCCCATCCGGCATCACCAGCCAAGCCCTGTCAGAGCAGCCTGCAG GAGAGTACAGTACAATCCACAGTCCATCAACCCCCATTAAAGATTCAGATTCGGATCGATTGCGTCGGGCTTCGGATGGAAAGTCACGTGGACGGGGGAGAAGGAACAATAACCCATCTCCGCCTCCGGACTCTGACCTTGAG CGCGTTTTCATCTGGGACTTGGATGAAACAATCATCGTTTTCCATTCCTTGCTCACGGGGTCTTACGCCAACAGATATGGAAGG GATCCACCAACGTCTGTGTCATTGGGCCTACGAATGGAAGAAATGATCTTCAACTTGGCAGACACGCATTTATTCTTCAATGACCTAGAA GAGTGCGATCAGGTCCATATCGACGATGTGTCCTCAGATGACAATGGACAGGATCTCAG CACATACAACTTCAGCACTGACGGGTTTCACGCTGCTGCCACCAGTGCCAACCTGTGCCTGGCCACTGGCGTGAGGGGAGGCGTGGACTGGATGAGAAAGCTGGCCTTCCGCTACAGACGAGTAAAAGAAATTTACACCACCTACAAAAATAACGTTGGAG GTCTACTGGGCCCGGCCAAAAGGGAAGCCTGGTTGCAATTGCGAGCAGAAATTGAAGCCTTGACGGACTCCTGGTTAACACTGGCACTGAAAGCACTAACATTAATCCACTCAAG GTCAAACTGTGTGAACATCCTAGTGACCACAACGCAACTCATCCCCGCCCTCGCAAAAGTCCTGCTCTACGGCCTGGGAATAGTGTTTCCCATTGAAAATATTTATAGCGCAACGAAAATAG GGAAGGAGAGCTGCTTCGAGAGAGTAATCCAGCGGTTCGGCAGGAAAGTCGTTTACGTTGTGGTGGGAGACggagtggaggaggagcagagtTCGAAAAAG
- the eya1 gene encoding protein phosphatase EYA1 isoform X8 — translation MPHFWTPWPRKSMEMQDLASPHSRVSGSSESPNGPNLDNSHINNNSMTPNGTEVKTEPMSSSEIATSVADGSLDSFSGSAIGTSGFSPRQTHQFSPQIYPSNRPYPHILPTPSSQNMAAYGQTQYTTGMQQTSAYATYPQPGQPYGIPAYGIKTEGGLAQAQSPGQTGFLSYSSSFSTPQTGQAPYSYQMQGSTFTTTSGLYAGSNSLTNSTGFNSTQQDYPSYPAFGQGQYPQYYNSSPYSSPYMTSNNTSPTTPSTTATYTLQEPPSGITSQALSEQPAGEYSTIHSPSTPIKDSDSDRLRRASDGKSRGRGRRNNNPSPPPDSDLERVFIWDLDETIIVFHSLLTGSYANRYGRDPPTSVSLGLRMEEMIFNLADTHLFFNDLEECDQVHIDDVSSDDNGQDLSTYNFSTDGFHAAATSANLCLATGVRGGVDWMRKLAFRYRRVKEIYTTYKNNVGGLLGPAKREAWLQLRAEIEALTDSWLTLALKALTLIHSRSNCVNILVTTTQLIPALAKVLLYGLGIVFPIENIYSATKIGKESCFERVIQRFGRKVVYVVVGDGVEEEQSSKKHNMPFWRISSHSDLMALHHALDLEYL, via the exons GTCTATGGAAATGCAGGATCTAGCCAGTCCTCACAGCCGAGTAAGTGGAAGCAGTGAATCCCCTAATGGTCCCAACCTCGACAACTCACATATCAATAACAATTCCATGACACCAAATGGCACTGAAG TTAAAACAGAGCCAATGAGCAGCAGCGAAATCGCCACCTCTGTAGCAGACGGCTCTCTAGACAGCTTCTCAGGATCAG CTATTGGAACTAGTGGCTTCAGCCCAAGACAAACTCACCAGTTCTCTCCACAGATTTACCCTTCCAA CAGACCTTATCCACATATTCTTCCAACTCCTTCATCCCAAAATATGGCTGCATATGGGCAGACTCAGTACACCACAGGAATGCAGCAAACCTCAGCTTATGCTACCTACCCTCAGCCAGGACAGCCCTACGGAATTCCAGCCTATG GCATCAAGACAGAGGGTGGGCTTGCGCAGGCTCAGTCGCCGGGCCAGACCGGCTTCCTGAGCTACAGTTCCAGCTTCTCCACACCTCAGACGGGACAGGCGCCGTACAGCTACCAGATGCAAG GAAGCACTTTTACAACAACGTCAGGACTGTACGCTGGAAGCAATTCCCTCACAAATTCAACTGGATTCAATAGCACACAACAG GACTATCCCTCTTACCCAGCCTTTGGCCAAGGTCAGTACCCACAGTATTACAACAGCTCGCCCTACTCCTCTCCTTACATGACGAGTAACAACACCAGCCCCACCACGCcctccaccactgccacctACACGCTGCAGGAACCCCCATCCGGCATCACCAGCCAAGCCCTGTCAGAGCAGCCTGCAG GAGAGTACAGTACAATCCACAGTCCATCAACCCCCATTAAAGATTCAGATTCGGATCGATTGCGTCGGGCTTCGGATGGAAAGTCACGTGGACGGGGGAGAAGGAACAATAACCCATCTCCGCCTCCGGACTCTGACCTTGAG CGCGTTTTCATCTGGGACTTGGATGAAACAATCATCGTTTTCCATTCCTTGCTCACGGGGTCTTACGCCAACAGATATGGAAGG GATCCACCAACGTCTGTGTCATTGGGCCTACGAATGGAAGAAATGATCTTCAACTTGGCAGACACGCATTTATTCTTCAATGACCTAGAA GAGTGCGATCAGGTCCATATCGACGATGTGTCCTCAGATGACAATGGACAGGATCTCAG CACATACAACTTCAGCACTGACGGGTTTCACGCTGCTGCCACCAGTGCCAACCTGTGCCTGGCCACTGGCGTGAGGGGAGGCGTGGACTGGATGAGAAAGCTGGCCTTCCGCTACAGACGAGTAAAAGAAATTTACACCACCTACAAAAATAACGTTGGAG GTCTACTGGGCCCGGCCAAAAGGGAAGCCTGGTTGCAATTGCGAGCAGAAATTGAAGCCTTGACGGACTCCTGGTTAACACTGGCACTGAAAGCACTAACATTAATCCACTCAAG GTCAAACTGTGTGAACATCCTAGTGACCACAACGCAACTCATCCCCGCCCTCGCAAAAGTCCTGCTCTACGGCCTGGGAATAGTGTTTCCCATTGAAAATATTTATAGCGCAACGAAAATAG GGAAGGAGAGCTGCTTCGAGAGAGTAATCCAGCGGTTCGGCAGGAAAGTCGTTTACGTTGTGGTGGGAGACggagtggaggaggagcagagtTCGAAAAAG